A section of the Triticum dicoccoides isolate Atlit2015 ecotype Zavitan chromosome 7A, WEW_v2.0, whole genome shotgun sequence genome encodes:
- the LOC119328431 gene encoding uncharacterized protein LOC119328431 isoform X2 encodes MSCAKCHKSAQPYSTVYKCAGVDCSCTDAVPRYRICFVGADDTGEAEFVLFERAGKDFVGKSLITLIREGKSNRVPLDEIVRMARGDDTVPREITALIGQRCAFVVSISSKSFLPNTEVTSFQVNRLDVPNETSVRNAVVYHKANSPRQSESDTGSLTGAGLSTGAPLTGSIPPLSLTDSGNADEIVHEGSYSKELATPEANKNRSSPASVNKSATTHMVAASGVPKSGLRKPLFSDGRAQGPAKMVGGSAVLGDELAAASRSTEGLVEDEDEASAAKRAKL; translated from the exons TTGTTCCTGCACCGATGCAGTACCGAG GTATCGAATATGTTTCGTAGGTGCTGACGACACAGGGGAAGCTGAGTTCGTCCTGTTTGAAAGGGCGGGAAAAGATTTTGTTGGCAAATCTTTGATTACTCTGATCCGTGAAGGAAAATCCAACCGTGTTCCACTTGATGAGATAGTTCGGATGGCACGTGGGGATGACACTGTGCCCCGAGAAATTACTGCACTCATTGGACAAAGATGTGCATTTGTGGTGTCTATCTCCTCAAAGAGCTTCTTACCTAACACTGAAGTGACCTCATTCCAAGTCAATAGGCTAGATGTGCCCAATGAAACATCCGTGAGAAATGCGGTTGTGTATCATAAGGCAAATTCACCCAGGCAATCTGAGAGTGATACTGGTTCTCTCACTGGTGCTGGGTTATCAACTGGTGCGCCGCTCACTGGGTCCATTCCACCATTATCACTCACAGATAGCGGGAATGCTGACGAGATTGTTCATGAGGGATCATACTCAAAG GAGCTTGCCACTCCTGAAGCCAATAAGAAtcgttcttcaccagcttctgtcaACAAAAG TGCCACTACACATATGGTGGCAGCAAGTGGTGTGCCTAAGTCTGGGCTGCGTAAACCTCTGTTTTCCGATGGCCGTGCTCAG GGGCCTGCAAAGATGGTTGGCGGCTCCGCTGTTCTCGGTGATGAGCTTGCTGCTGCCTCAAG ATCAACCGAAGGCCTGGTGGAAGATGAAGACGAGGCTTCTGCGGCCAAAAGGGCCAAGCTGTAG